A window of the Cystobacter fuscus genome harbors these coding sequences:
- a CDS encoding amino acid adenylation domain-containing protein — MSEQTLSTILMGAASRFTSRTALVTSGGRLTYGELFDRALRLSAYLVETGLRPGDRVVICLPKGAELSVSIFGALLAGGSYVPIDYTMPAARASLILGDAGPSHLITTRQIAAALLQDEARGLAEPAAGGSTRQEVVLSLRAAPSSKEGRGLPWSEVMTCAPLSAAVPVDEMSVAYVLYTSGSTGRPKGVMQSHRSAVAFVEWTARHLGLRPEDVLSQHASPSFDLTIFDFFASALAGATLVPVPEWLFGQVGKTCRFIIKNGITVWYSVPSVLLRPDEGAPLRELERSALRHVILAGEVIPKPGLKELAAHLPQGCSLSNWFGPTETNVCTFHDIGPEDLATDGPVPIGIPCPYAEIRLEGPEGPSNEEGELLVCSPTVMEGYRGLDELTEQRFVREADGRKFYRTGDIVRVESGRLSFLGRRDRLVKIRGYRIQLEELEQALREHPAVTEAAVVTFQDEGRDQLGAAIALREPSEELVGEVRRHCAERLPPYMVPSRLLRLDALPRNSRGKVDVQEVSRLVSLA; from the coding sequence ATGAGCGAGCAGACGTTATCGACGATTCTCATGGGCGCGGCGTCACGCTTCACCTCACGGACCGCGCTCGTTACCTCGGGAGGACGGCTCACCTACGGGGAGCTGTTCGACCGGGCCCTCCGGCTCTCCGCGTACCTGGTGGAGACGGGGCTGCGCCCGGGAGACCGCGTGGTCATCTGTCTACCCAAGGGCGCCGAGCTGTCCGTGTCCATCTTTGGTGCGTTGCTGGCTGGCGGCAGCTACGTGCCCATCGACTACACGATGCCGGCCGCGCGCGCGTCACTCATCCTGGGGGACGCGGGGCCCAGCCACCTCATCACCACCCGGCAGATCGCCGCCGCGCTCCTCCAGGACGAGGCTCGCGGTCTGGCGGAGCCCGCGGCGGGAGGCTCGACACGGCAGGAGGTCGTGTTGTCGCTCCGGGCCGCGCCGTCCTCGAAGGAGGGCCGTGGCCTCCCCTGGAGCGAGGTGATGACGTGCGCGCCGCTATCGGCCGCGGTCCCCGTGGATGAGATGTCGGTCGCCTATGTGTTGTACACCTCGGGCTCGACGGGCCGGCCCAAGGGCGTGATGCAGAGCCACCGCAGCGCCGTGGCCTTCGTGGAGTGGACGGCCCGGCATCTGGGGCTGCGGCCGGAGGATGTCCTTTCCCAACATGCCTCGCCCTCGTTCGACCTGACCATCTTCGACTTCTTCGCGTCGGCGCTCGCCGGAGCGACGCTCGTGCCGGTGCCGGAGTGGTTGTTCGGCCAGGTGGGGAAGACCTGCCGGTTCATCATCAAGAATGGAATCACGGTGTGGTATTCGGTCCCCTCCGTGCTGCTGCGGCCCGACGAGGGCGCGCCCCTGCGGGAGCTGGAGCGCTCCGCCCTCCGGCATGTGATTCTCGCGGGAGAGGTGATTCCCAAACCGGGCCTCAAGGAGCTCGCGGCCCATCTGCCCCAGGGGTGCTCCCTCTCGAACTGGTTCGGGCCCACCGAGACCAACGTGTGCACGTTCCACGATATCGGGCCGGAGGACCTGGCCACGGACGGACCGGTGCCGATTGGCATTCCGTGTCCCTATGCGGAGATTCGTCTGGAGGGGCCCGAGGGTCCGTCCAACGAGGAGGGCGAGCTGCTCGTCTGCTCTCCCACGGTCATGGAAGGGTATCGAGGGCTCGACGAGCTCACGGAGCAGCGCTTCGTGCGCGAAGCCGATGGGCGGAAGTTCTACCGGACGGGAGACATCGTCCGCGTCGAGTCCGGCCGTCTCAGCTTCCTGGGCCGGCGTGACCGTCTGGTCAAGATTCGTGGCTATCGCATCCAGCTCGAGGAACTCGAGCAGGCCTTGCGCGAGCATCCCGCCGTGACGGAGGCCGCGGTGGTGACGTTCCAGGACGAGGGGAGGGATCAGCTCGGCGCGGCCATCGCGCTGCGAGAGCCCTCCGAGGAACTCGTGGGCGAGGTCCGCCGCCACTGCGCGGAGCGTCTGCCTCCCTACATGGTTCCCTCGAGGCTCTTGCGGCTCGATGCCCTCCCGCGCAACAGCCGCGGCAAGGTGGATGTGCAGGAGGTTTCCAGGCTGGTGTCACTCGCCTAG